From the genome of Rattus rattus isolate New Zealand chromosome 6, Rrattus_CSIRO_v1, whole genome shotgun sequence:
CTGGAGTATGCTGACCTCTGTGACTCAGTTGTTCCAAAGAATCAGGGTTCTGCCCTGAGCCCTCCCCAGGGGCAAGAGGCATCACACAGGTGCAACATCTTGGCATGACTGAGAACTGAGATCTATCACTTCCTCATCAGAAAACAGAGTCCTGGTGggctctttgaaaaaaaaaaagtcaaagcttTTGATGCTgtggaggatgaggatgaaggcTGTGGGGCGCGCAcactcgaacacacacacacacacacacaccacgactCCGCCCCTGCCCTGGTGGCACCACCCTCTTAGCTCACTTACCCCACCCGCCCAAGCTGGCTCCTAACCCACCTTTCTGTTGACGGAGGCCTGAGGAGAACAGGTGTCTCAAAGAGCGCCAAGATGCGGCCatggctctggctgctcttcagtGTGAAGCTAGCAGGTAAGACCCAGAGCGGGGCTACCCCAGATCTGCACCAGAGCAGGGAACTTGGACCTGGTGGTCTCGGCAACCGGAGGAATCGACAGGAGCTGGGCTTCGGGAAGAGGGGAGGCTGGTAGGCAGAGACACAGCGTGAAAAGGAGATTCTTCCTCATTACCCAGAGAGGTCTGAGACGCCTGGGCAGAAGTCGCCTCTGTCCCACAGCCTGAACTaaaaggcaaggaaggaaaaaacagaaggaaggaaagagaagagagagagatccaaaaCTGAAGGGGAAATGTTGTTGTTCAGGGTGCCCACAGGGATGTGTCCCATGAAGTTCCCAGAGGCCCGATCTGGCTTAGGCCAGGGTCTGTAGACATACTCTAATTACTTCCGGGGAAGTGCTTCTGATAAATCAGACAACTAGGGCAGGGTACTCACTATGACCCCCTGGCTCTCCAGGGTCCTCTGCAGCATGGCACCCCCAAGAAGCGGCACTGCAGATGGGCTGTTGGAGCTGGCACAGAGGTGTGGCCTAAAGATTGTCATTGTGATCAACCCAGAGACCTTGCTTTTTAGAGGAAGGCTCTTCCAAGATCCACTGGTCTGGTACCAGCTAAAGCCCCAAACTGATTATACTACTGAGGAAGACAGGGCATGCCAGTCCCTGCCTCTGATCAGGTTAGCTCAACTGGtcaaaactggaaatgaaacaaGGCTATAACGAGCTACCTCTGATCATTCTAGAAATACCAGGTTCCTCTGAAAATGGAATCCTGGGCTACCAAGCAGATCAAATGAGACCGTATATGACCTAAAGCCTGGCTGTGCATATCCCCTGGGCTTTTTGGAAAGGCTCCTGCCATCTGTGTATTTGTGGGCCCACTCTGTATGCAGGTCTCAATTCGGAGGCTCAGAGTTCGTTCATCCAAGTCCTATGACCCCGGTTCGAGTGCAAGTCCACTTCACACAAACTATGGGACCTTGGATAGCTTTCCCTTGAGCTCTGTTTGTCTCTCCCTATAGGATTCAGTGAGGACTAAATCAGACAGCACACACTGTGCCTGACACACTGCAGTATGGGCATCATCACTTCATATTAACTTCCCCAAAGAGGCCAGGaacccaaaacaataaaaatggctGCCACGGCACAGAAATGGTGGCCTGACActcagggaagggagatggagcaCTTCAGCTACAAGGGAGTGGTCACTCTTTCCATGCTTGTAGAGACTCGGAGTGGTTTGAAGATAGATTTGGGATTAGTTCATCACATCAATCCCAGGGAAGGCCGTGACGGTGTCAGAAGGCCTGAGACACAATTATAGGCAGGGATCTGTGCCATTAATGCCAAGCAGCTGACTGCCCTGGGCTCAcacatcctctggcctctgcttagCCGTGCCTGTTCTTGGCATAATATCTTGGCCATGATCTATAGGGTGACCCCCCCCATtgcaaaccaaaggaaaaaaagtctttCTAGATCAAACGTGTTTGTTGACAACCTTATGGTCTTAGATGTGAAAGAAACTTGGTCTGATCCTCCTTGAGACTTCTCTCATTGCCTAGAATGTTCCCTGAGACTGTTAGACTTTCAAGTAGAATTTACCTGTGTGAGGGCTCACATAGGTACCTCCAGTGTCTGCATATGGTTACCTGTGTGAGTGCTTTACTGTTTACATCTGACttcacttctctttttctcccctgaaattcactaagtagcccaggctggtgtctCAAGTGTTAGGATtctaagtgtgcaccaccatgtctgccttcctttcttttctttccaaccgTAAACAGCAAGCAGGACAACAGTGACAAGTCAAGCTGCCCTTCTTTCATAGGAGACCATGAACTTGGTGACTTCTGAGGTTCCACAGCTGCTACAGGGCAAAGGCTGTGTGCATGGCCATATCTGCAACCCTTCTGCCTGCCCAGTCTTCCCGTCTAAGACAAAATGAACTTCCAAGCTTCTGTAATAACCGCCCTGCCCCGAGGTGGGAGAAGTCAGTAACGGACCCATTGCAGGACTGAGGGGTAACAGCTCCCAGGGTGAGCTCCTTTTCCCTGTCCAGAAATCTCAGATTATCTAAACCACACTGTGCCTGACTCCAAGCTCCTCTCCCAGATGGCCCTGGCTCTTTTTCAGCTGCTTCAAGCTGCTGAAGGCCTGTCTACACAGGCTCACAGCTAGGTGAGGTGGGCAACTAGCTTTGGCTTTCAAGTTTGGCTCTTTGGATTTGAATTCAGTGAGACTCAAAATGAGATCGCTTCATGCTGGTGTCTTTCTCATCCGTGTAAGGAGGATAAAAATCCTGAGCCAGTCTGAGACTTTCGCCAGGATAGCTTATGCCAAGGGTCACGCATCGAAGCCATGGTAAATAAAGGCACACTCAGAACTGCCTGCCTTGCAGTCAGTGTTTGTGAGTTCTAGGTGCTCTGAGTGCTGTTAATACACTGACTCTTCGGCCAGGCAGATCCTGTTTGCCCATGACAACAAACTCATTGTGATTCTGAGCGCCCCCCCACCACTGTgctaggggttgaactcaggggTCAGACTTGGTAGTAAACACCTATACCTGCTGAACTACCTCACAAGCCCTCCTCTCTctactcttccttctttctgtccctcattccttctgtccctccttcctttcttaagaattacttttttttaactttttaaagatgtatttattttatgtgctcttCTGCATGAATACCTATCTACATGCCGGAAGAGGGCACGTGATCATAtcataaatggttgtgagccaccatgtgattgctgggaactggactcaggacgtctggaagagtggtcagtgctcttaaaccactgagccatctctccactttttttctcacctcttttttttttttttttattaaagataagttctcttgtagtccaggctggccttgaactcactaggtAACCAAACTTGAAGTTTGGATCCTGTACTTCCACCCACAGTGTGTGCTAAGGGTGCGTGTGGATAGCCGCAGCCTGGTTtatctcttctggtttcttgtAGCTCTCTGGGGCAGCTCTGCCCTCCTTCAGACCCCTGCATCCCTGCTGGTTCAAACCAACCAAACGGCAAAAATGTCCTGTGAGGCTAAAACCTTCCCTAAAGGAACAACCATCTACTGGCTGAGAGAGCTCCAGGATTCCAACAAGAACAAGCACTTTGAGTTCCTGGCGTCCGGGACTTCAACCAAAGGAATTAAATATGGTGAAAGGGTGAAGAAGAATGTGACTCTGTCTTTCAATTCAACCCTGCCCTTTCTCAAGATCACGGATGTGAAACCAGAGGACAGTGGCTTCTACTTCTGCGCGATGGTTGGGAGTCCCATGGTAGTCTTTGGGACAGGGACAAAGCTGACTGTGGGTAAGAATGTTCTCAAGGTTgtg
Proteins encoded in this window:
- the Cd8b gene encoding T-cell surface glycoprotein CD8 beta chain; protein product: MRPWLWLLFSVKLAALWGSSALLQTPASLLVQTNQTAKMSCEAKTFPKGTTIYWLRELQDSNKNKHFEFLASGTSTKGIKYGERVKKNVTLSFNSTLPFLKITDVKPEDSGFYFCAMVGSPMVVFGTGTKLTVVDVLPTTAPTKKTTLKKKQCPTPHTKTQKGLTCGLITLSLLVACILVLLVSLSVAIHFHCMRRRARIRFMKQFHK